One genomic window of Corticium candelabrum chromosome 21, ooCorCand1.1, whole genome shotgun sequence includes the following:
- the LOC134196627 gene encoding uncharacterized protein LOC134196627 isoform X2, with product MFQLQPTDDEITDDSESVVSSEQVVSSDSSSDGDGTDDEEALFIREDSDDATLPPSPQHHSPSLPVSHLSPPSSSLSVVSIPHLSLPATSPPATSSPASSPSSSTRLRLRRPLQQPVRQSQHPSTLSSSSHSSDSESEPAASVDRRTDALDVLHLCHIPPDDDYQLQLPPFAPRRQPGFYPPQPYPTDAVGFFKLFFTDEMIEIIRTNSNIKGEDNCRKRNKGKSGGRRGEGRFRPVTTAEMNSLIGLLIYMGLVKVPELSDYWRTTFPFYGLWARRFMSRSRFDVILSVLQLENPRTAKDREADPLRSVRTVCEALRRNCMEYGQPHARVSLDERMVKAKGRFAFWQYMRNNPVKWGVKLYCVCDSISAYTYNFDIYTGKETHQPSVAATAGMTTATAATTSAGSDRKRQKTICHAADDTSVIHRTVMRMMDPLLDQGYIVYTDQQFTSGPLFKELYNRGTMACGAVQINRKGVPPDMKNTCVFAKSPRGMTKVRRGFTVYIHRVAADFFCHSHQLVSISLQVTVLSTSRILQSLTLPFLYALSGNTDEVCMCLTAIARSKNGRRDHKCWSQF from the exons ATGTTTCAGTTGCAGCCAACCGATGACGAGATTACCGACGACTCTGAGTCGGTTGTGTCTTCCGAGCAGGTTGTGTCTTCGGACTCGTCATCGGACGGCGACGGGACGGACGACGAAGAAGCTCTATTCATCAGGGAAGATAGCGATGATGCCACGCT cCCTCCTTCACCTCAGCATCATTCTCCTTCATTACCTGTTTCTCATCTATCGCCTCCATCTTCATCACTATCCGTTGTATCCATTCCTCATTTATCACTTCCTGCTACTTCTCCTCCTGCCACTTCATCTCCTGCTTCTTCGCCATCATCGTCAACTCGTCTTCGTCTTCGTCGTCCATTACAACAACCAGTTCGGCAGTCTCAACATCCTTCCACACTTTCGTCGTCGTCGCATTCATCTGATTCCGAGTCTGAGCCAGCTGCCTCTGTTGATCGCCGCACTGATGCACTGGACGTCCTGCATTTGTGTCACATTCCACCGGATGATGACTACCAACTACAGTTGCCACCATTTGCACCACGAAGGCAACCGGGATTCTACCCTCCCCAACCTTATCCTACCGACGCTGTAGGCTTtttcaaattattttttacTGACGAAATGATCGAGATCATCAGAAC aaacagcaacatcaaaggTGAAGATAATTGCAGAAAAAGGAATAAAGGAAAATCTGGAGGGCGCCGAGGGGAGGGTAGATTTCGTCCAGTGACGACTGCAGAGATGAACTCACTGATAGGGCTCTTGATATACATGGGACTTGTCAAG GTCCCTGAGCTCTCTGATTACTGGCGCACAACTTTTCCTTTCTACGGGTTGTGGGCCAGAAGGTTCATGTCTCGCAGTCGTTTTGATGTGATCCTATCGGTCCTACAGTTGGAAAATCCTCGTACTGCCAAGGACCGAGAGGCTGACCCATTGAGGAGTGTACGTACAGTCTGTGAAGCTTTGCGTCGTAATTGCATGGAATATGGTCAGCCTCATGCCCGTGTCTCACTTGACGAGCGAATGGTGAAAGCTAAAGGTCGTTTTGCCTTTTG GCAATACATGAGAAACAATCCCGTCAAGTGGGGAGTgaagttgtattgtgtatgcgATTCTATCTCTGCCTACACATACAACTTTGATATTTACACGGGCAAGGAAACGCATCAACCATCAGTGGCGGCGACAGCAGGaatgacaacagcaacagcagcaaccacATCAGCTGGCTCAGATCGGAAACGACAGAAGACGATATGTCATGCAGCGGATGACACAAGTGTGATCCATCGTACAGTCATGCGTATGATGGATCCTCTCCTTGATCAGGGGTACATCGTATACACAGATCAACAATTTACATCGGGACCTTTGTTCAAGGAGCTCTACAACCGGGGTACAATGGCCTGTGGTGCAGTCCAGATAAACAGGAAGGGTGTTCCTCCAGACATGAAGAACACATGTGTGTTCGCAAAGTCACCACGCG GAATGACTAAAGTAAGGCGGGGttttactgtatatatacat CGAGTTGCCGCCGACTTTTTCTGTCACTCTCATCAACTAGTCTCCATATCTCTTCAAGTGACAGTTCTTTCCACTTCACGGATTTTGCAGAGCTTGACACTACCATTTTTGTACGCTTTATCCGGGAATACCGATGaggtgtgcatgtgcttgACCGCAATTGCGAGGTCTAAGAATGGTCGGAGGGACCATAAATGTTGGTCACAATTCTGA
- the LOC134196627 gene encoding uncharacterized protein LOC134196627 isoform X1: MFQLQPTDDEITDDSESVVSSEQVVSSDSSSDGDGTDDEEALFIREDSDDATLPPSPQHHSPSLPVSHLSPPSSSLSVVSIPHLSLPATSPPATSSPASSPSSSTRLRLRRPLQQPVRQSQHPSTLSSSSHSSDSESEPAASVDRRTDALDVLHLCHIPPDDDYQLQLPPFAPRRQPGFYPPQPYPTDAVGFFKLFFTDEMIEIIRTNSNIKGEDNCRKRNKGKSGGRRGEGRFRPVTTAEMNSLIGLLIYMGLVKVPELSDYWRTTFPFYGLWARRFMSRSRFDVILSVLQLENPRTAKDREADPLRSVRTVCEALRRNCMEYGQPHARVSLDERMVKAKGRFAFWQYMRNNPVKWGVKLYCVCDSISAYTYNFDIYTGKETHQPSVAATAGMTTATAATTSAGSDRKRQKTICHAADDTSVIHRTVMRMMDPLLDQGYIVYTDQQFTSGPLFKELYNRGTMACGAVQINRKGVPPDMKNTCVFAKSPRGSFRYARDGPLCTIQWVDRNVGTLMSTLHSGHHHTPCTRFTNDCAEYDGYRRITISRPEAISDYFAHKGGVYKSDQMINYYEVLHKSLRYWKKIFLHMIDLAILNSFIMFTALQKQHPQDERLQRKGQYAQKDFRCELIRGLAGIDIREPLAQYCFLTKRMVQVPTPTPQQQKRQQEEEQQQQLQVLIRQQQEKIQQQQQQQLIQEQQMRHQLIQRQQLIEQQQQQLVQQHQQMQQQQLLHTQQVQHIQQQQIVQRQQLIEQKQQQLVQQHQQMQQQQQIQQQQQQIQQQQQQMQQQQQQIQQHQQQIQQFARPSV; encoded by the exons ATGTTTCAGTTGCAGCCAACCGATGACGAGATTACCGACGACTCTGAGTCGGTTGTGTCTTCCGAGCAGGTTGTGTCTTCGGACTCGTCATCGGACGGCGACGGGACGGACGACGAAGAAGCTCTATTCATCAGGGAAGATAGCGATGATGCCACGCT cCCTCCTTCACCTCAGCATCATTCTCCTTCATTACCTGTTTCTCATCTATCGCCTCCATCTTCATCACTATCCGTTGTATCCATTCCTCATTTATCACTTCCTGCTACTTCTCCTCCTGCCACTTCATCTCCTGCTTCTTCGCCATCATCGTCAACTCGTCTTCGTCTTCGTCGTCCATTACAACAACCAGTTCGGCAGTCTCAACATCCTTCCACACTTTCGTCGTCGTCGCATTCATCTGATTCCGAGTCTGAGCCAGCTGCCTCTGTTGATCGCCGCACTGATGCACTGGACGTCCTGCATTTGTGTCACATTCCACCGGATGATGACTACCAACTACAGTTGCCACCATTTGCACCACGAAGGCAACCGGGATTCTACCCTCCCCAACCTTATCCTACCGACGCTGTAGGCTTtttcaaattattttttacTGACGAAATGATCGAGATCATCAGAAC aaacagcaacatcaaaggTGAAGATAATTGCAGAAAAAGGAATAAAGGAAAATCTGGAGGGCGCCGAGGGGAGGGTAGATTTCGTCCAGTGACGACTGCAGAGATGAACTCACTGATAGGGCTCTTGATATACATGGGACTTGTCAAG GTCCCTGAGCTCTCTGATTACTGGCGCACAACTTTTCCTTTCTACGGGTTGTGGGCCAGAAGGTTCATGTCTCGCAGTCGTTTTGATGTGATCCTATCGGTCCTACAGTTGGAAAATCCTCGTACTGCCAAGGACCGAGAGGCTGACCCATTGAGGAGTGTACGTACAGTCTGTGAAGCTTTGCGTCGTAATTGCATGGAATATGGTCAGCCTCATGCCCGTGTCTCACTTGACGAGCGAATGGTGAAAGCTAAAGGTCGTTTTGCCTTTTG GCAATACATGAGAAACAATCCCGTCAAGTGGGGAGTgaagttgtattgtgtatgcgATTCTATCTCTGCCTACACATACAACTTTGATATTTACACGGGCAAGGAAACGCATCAACCATCAGTGGCGGCGACAGCAGGaatgacaacagcaacagcagcaaccacATCAGCTGGCTCAGATCGGAAACGACAGAAGACGATATGTCATGCAGCGGATGACACAAGTGTGATCCATCGTACAGTCATGCGTATGATGGATCCTCTCCTTGATCAGGGGTACATCGTATACACAGATCAACAATTTACATCGGGACCTTTGTTCAAGGAGCTCTACAACCGGGGTACAATGGCCTGTGGTGCAGTCCAGATAAACAGGAAGGGTGTTCCTCCAGACATGAAGAACACATGTGTGTTCGCAAAGTCACCACGCG GTTCATTTCGTTATGCACGCGATGGTCCACTCTGTACCATCCAATGGGTGGACCGGAACGTGGGGACACTCATGAGCACCCTTCATTCTGGACACCATCATACTCCCTGCACAAGATTTACTAACGATTGCGCAGAGTATGATGGGTATCGCAGGATCACTATTTCCAGACCTGAGGCTATTTCTGACTACTTTGCACACAAGGGAGGGGTCTACAAGTCGGACCAGATGATAAACTATTATGAAGTTCTACACAAGAGCCTCAGGTACTGGAAGAAGatctttctgcacatgattgACTTAGCTATACTCAACAGCTTCATCATGTTTACTGCCCTTCAAAAACAACATCCTCAAGATGAACGTCTCCAGAGGAAAGGGCAGTATGCGCAGAAAGACTTCAGGTGTGAGCTTATCCGAGGGTTGGCAGGAATTGACATTAGGGAACCTTTAGCACAGTATTGTTTCTTGACGAAAAGAATGGTACAGGTTCCCACACCAAcaccacaacaacagaaacgacaacaagaagaagaacaacaacagcaattgcAAGTACTAATTcgacaacaacaagaaaaaatacaacaacaacaacaacaacaacttatACAAGAACAACAGATGCGACATCAACTCATACAACGACAACAACTTAtagaacaacagcaacaacaactcgtacaacaacatcaacaaatgcaacaacaacaactactacatacacaacaagtacaacacattcaacaacaacaaattgtaCAACGACAGCAACTTAtagaacaaaagcaacaacaacttgtacaacaacatcaacaaatgcaacaacaacaacaaatacaacaacaacagcaacaaatacaacaacaacagcaacaaatgcaacaacaacagcaacaaatacaacaacatcaacaacaaatacagcaATTTGCCAGACCCTCGGTATAG
- the LOC134196454 gene encoding hemagglutinin/amebocyte aggregation factor-like gives MTNMSPPKTPTTFWLVVIVAVVTGIQGAKGASVSSSVRSTGYVNYWDAPLAWDAPIGYAVVGTFSYHDNGREDRRWGFRYAKINKRAYYDGLQKLHVTNYDNYMWRECYHGYMMTSFTSWHSNYREDRQWVFRCARVPRSSLSDCHWTKEVNDYDRRLDYRTPADYVLAGVRSYHHNGKEDRRFLFKICKLVLQ, from the exons ATGACGAACATGTCGCCACCAAAGACTCCAACTACTTTCTGGCTTGTGGTGATCGTGGCAGTTGTTACTGGAATACAAGGAGCAAAAG GAGCTTCAGTGAGCTCGAGTGTTCGCTCTACCGGGTACGTCAACTACTGGGACGCGCCTCTTGCTTGGGATGCTCCAATCGGGTACGCGGTCGTTGGCACGTTCAGCTATCACGACAACGGCAGAGAGGACAGACGATGGGGATTTCGATACGCCAAGATCAACAAACGAGCCTACTACGACGGTCTCCAAaaactgcacgtgaccaaCTACGACAACTACATGTGGCGCGAGTGCTACCACGGGTAcatgatgacgtcattcacCAGTTGGCATAGCAACTACCGCGAGGACAGGCAGTGGGTTTTTCGTTGCGCTCGAGTGCCTAGATCGTCTTTGAGTGATTGCCATTGGACAAAAGAGGTGAACGACTATGATAGGAGACTGGACTACAGAACTCCTGCCGACTATGTGCTAGCCGGTGTGAGGTCCTATCATCACAACGGGAAGGAGGACCGTCGATTTCTCTTCAAGATATGCAAACTCGTTCTCCAGTGA